In the Triticum aestivum cultivar Chinese Spring chromosome 2B, IWGSC CS RefSeq v2.1, whole genome shotgun sequence genome, ATTTCACTATGCCAATATTTATTGTTTTCCTATTAACATGAGCATTTCTTAATGAGATAAGATCGTCTCCACAAACGACAACCAACTCTAGATATCCATGTAGGAAAGAGATGCCACACTAGCAAGGATAAAATTAATGAAGCGGCCTAGTGTGCTGCACATCAACTATTATAATTTTTCAGTGGAAAGTACACACATCCTAAGCACACTACTGTAACTCTGTCGACAGAGTGTTGACATTATGCTATTCTGAAACAGACCGGACTGCAGGCAAAAGAAAAGGAGTATGACTTGATAATATTGTCTAACGAAGAGTACATCAGTGTAGTCAGTCCTGTGGAAGGAAGAGGCATGATAACATTGGGTAAAGAATATTTAAGCAACTTTACTAGCCTTTCTGCACTTCACTGTGGACTTGCAGAAAGTACATCCAGGATTCTTCGCTGTACCTAACATTATCCAGTCCTAGCAAAAGTTACATCCATGATTCTTGGTTTTAAGCACAACTTGTTTCCATTAAAGTATCTTAACTCTGTAACTGCACCTGAGTGCAACTGTTTGGATGCACTAAACAAACAAAGATGATTTGTTCTTTTGTGCTCTCTGCTTGCCCCCAAGCCTACATTCCACGAGTCTTGAAGCACTAAGGCACTATGGTCATTACTGTAGTGGGTTGTTGAAAATCAGGCCATAGAAGTGCTTTATGAGTTGTTCTTTCCGCTTTTACAGGGAAAAATGAAGCACCCCAGACCACAAATAGCAGgcatgaaagaaaaataaaatgagaaGTCAACTTAGATACCTCAATTTCTCAGTCCAACTCTAACTCGTTTAACTATCAGCGATTGGGAATCCATGACCAATCAACTGACTTAATAACTTTGTAGCGAGTTGAGCAATCCCACTCAAGAAAATTTAGTCCTACCGCCCTAGCCAAAATTTCTCATTTCACAAACTTCCTTCTCGTTTCTCACATAGATGAAGGTCAAATTTATCGATTTAACAGCCTATCCGACACCCAGTGTTCCATCTTATGGATACCTACACCAACATTTTCTGTATAGACTAATATCCTGCGTTTTGACCATCTTTAAGTGGAATGGTACGAAGTGTAAGATTCCATGAAGTTCCAAATCGGAATATCAGCTCCTTTAAAAGCAGAGTGCGCGTTCCTACATTTAAGTGCACTGATGTAGGATATGCTACTGGTTAAAACAGCTAACATAAAATGACGGTCTCGTATCCGGAACAGTCCACCTAAGCAAATTCTGAAGCAAAGAACATAAATGTTATCAGTGGAAAAATAGCATGAGTATGAAAATTACCCCCAAGTCTGCTCAAGCCCTCATTCGCCGCTTAGGCTTCTTGACAAAGCTCATTTTGAGCTTGTACAGCCGCTTGCTCTTTAATATCTTCTTCTCCGGTAAAGTCAGCTTTTTCTtcaccttcttctccttcttctctttcaCATACCTCTTGTCAATCTTATAGACTCCTGGTGTCACGGTAATCCCACGCGCTACTGCCTCCCTGAACAGTGCATTTGAACGATCCCCTAAGTTATGCCTAGCCAACTTCTCAATCAGCAGGCTATATGATTTCGTTCCAGGTGCATGCCCGTATCCTTTCATCAGGCGGAACACCTTGACAGCATGCTCAACCCTCTCAATCCCACATAAAACCTTGATGAACCCATAATATGCCTTCCTATCAAGTTTATCTCCAAAACCTGCAGACCGCATCCAAATCATCAATTCATCCCCTTCAGAGATCCTGGCAGCCTGGTACAAGCTCTTGATAAGCACAAGATATGTGTCAGCATCTGGCGAGCATCCCCACTCGCCCATTTGTCGGAACAGCTTCATTGCATCCTCAGTCCTGCGAatcttacagagattttttatcagCACCCGGAACGTTCCCGCATCACGGGGAATGCCATTGGCCTCCATGTCAACTAAGAACTTCTCTGCCTCTACAGGCATCCTTAACGGGTCTTTCTTGCGGCAGAGACGGCAAACACAATCAAGAACAGCATTGTAGGCATCCAAACCTGGCTGGAACCCACCATTTCGTGTCTCACCGATCAGCCTTAGCGCATGGTCAAGCTTACCAGCATCAGCATAACCAGATACCAGCAAAGTGCAAATATTGTCATCCGGAAAGATCTCATGGGCGATCTTCTTGACAGCACGCTCTGCAAGCTGTGGGAAGCCCTCGGACGAGAGGGAGGAGACCAGCGAAGTGAGCGCCCCACGGGTGCGAAGCTCCCCAGGCAATTCGTCGAACACCTTGAGCGCGTCCGTGGCGCGCCCAGCTCTCGCCAGATGAAAGAGGTAGGCGTCGACTGTGTCTGGCCCTAGCGCGGAGGGGAACTCCTGAAGGAGCGTGCGGACGGCGGGAAAGTcgcggcggcgggcgaggtggcgGACGACGAGAGCGAGAGCACCGTCGGAGGGGTGCAGCGAGCGGCGGACGAGGAAGCGGAAGAGGTCAGCGGCGGCGCGCGAGGTggcgggaggggagagggagagcgtCTCGGCGAGGAGCGCGTTGGTAGGGCGGACGTCGGAGAAGTGGAGGGAGAAGTAGGCGTCCGGGGAGGTGGCGGGGGCCGGGGTGGATGAGAGCTTGGTGACCGCCGCGGCGAGGGAGGAGGCGATGGAGGTGGTATCGGTGGTGGAGAAGGGGGTGGGGGTCGTGGAGAGGTGGCGAACCAACGGGGAGGGGGTGCCGGCGGTGGCCGGAGATGgtaggaggcggcggaggaggtggcggcgccACATTTTTGGACGGGAGGAGATCGAGGGAGCGATGAGGGTTAGGGGAGGTTTCCACTTCCACTGGGTGCCAGATCTAAGAGGCGCTACTAGGTGCAATCCCTGACGTTGATCTGAGATCGGCCGGCGAGGACGGAGCACGGGAGCAGTGGCGAACGACTTCCATTCAATCGTGTAAACATGTAAAAAAAACTTACTGAATTTTATCCTAGGCTATTTCAAAGGTGTGATATGGGCGTGTTTGATTGACATACGAGTTAGCCTTCTGTTTGGTTTGTCGCCACACTTGTAAAAGGACTTTTTCATGCAAATtagaccccacatgtcattgactcggAAAAAATATGACAAGATTATCCAAGTATGGCGAAGTGTGCCCTTATTTCTACATCTAACCTTAGCCATGGTAAAAAAAAGTGTAGCGAATGATGGCAAGCTTGAACATTTGAAATAGCCATCGTGCTGGAGTATCTCGAAGTGAGTTAGTGAGTGGTTCAGGTTCTGTCTCGATCCCTCTAGTACTTTGTATATAAAAACgtgaaaacatatataatatgaaTTTTCACTCACATTCCTTTTCTCCTCCCtgcccctccccctctccccccccccccaaaattaTTTTTTTCCTCGATGTAGGGATTCAGAGGCGGCGACATGGGCAAACAAATGAGCAACAATGGCAACCATGTAGGATGACGCCGCACTAGGGATTTGTCCCAACATTAAGGTTAGCTATAACCtatttttttttctcgtgttaTTTGATATAGGATTTGGTCTTGTTGTCTAGGGATTATGATTTTTAAGGTTTTGATGCTGCGAGTTGCTTTGCTGGTCTAGATGCTTGTATACGCTCTTttctgatgatgatgaggtgatgatTTTCGCGTGCATGTAGAAACCAGCGACGAGGTCTTTTCCATAGAGATACATCAACAAGACATTTGTTTTCATGGTGATGAGACTAGAAATCAATCTTCTCTTGAGGAACGCCAGTACCATAATCCAACACCGACTCCAAAATACTCATATGTTTAGGAAAATGCTATGGCAGGATCAATCCCCCCCCTCTTTGGCGAAATCAAATTTCATATCAAAGGGAGCAACAAACTAAGTCATTTGAAAGCAGAAGAGAAGAGAAAACTCGATTCTGACCTTTTGATTTAGGCCATTGAAGAACACCTGACCCGAACTCATATCCTATTTGGAGATGATTTGCAACACTGTCCTCGAGTGGCAGGTGAAGAAATGAAGAGTTGAAGTAGCCATGGGGCTGAAGGTGGGAGAAATCAAGCTCCCAGACATGCATTTCACTCCAAAAATGTATAACTATGTTTTCATCATAGAGACATTCAGTACAAAGTATAAGGGGTGGGTTTTTGATTGAGGAAAGAATAAGAAGATAAGGGTTTCAAGTTTTTTCCTATTCGGGAATTGCATTTTAGAAGAAGTGATGTGCACTAACATTTGaaatggaagatactgactactgGTGTAAAAAATATGGAACTAAGCACCCACAATAACTGACATAACTTATGTAATGCACATACATTCATGTTGCCTACACACTCACAATACCTAATTCAAGACTAAAGAAATCACAACAACCATATCACTTGTTGTTGGAAAAAATCTGTCTCAATGAGACACGGTATTGTCATACCTAATTTTTAGTTGGTTGGCAAATATCTCCACTAACCACCCAATGCATGGCTGGTTCTCCAATTTAAATTGTGTAACTTATGAAACATCAGATTAACTTGCATACTTGGGAATGCCTATTTCCAACCGGATGTTGACTATCGTGGATTTCGATCCCAGTGGGGAAAGGGTGGTGGCTAAGGCAAGGAAAATTGTTGGCCTCCAGATGGAAACTAAcccttgttaacaattgcctaactAACATCCCCATGTATTTGATGGGATTTTACCTCCTACAAGATGGGGTGAATGATAAAATGGATAAGGTGTGATCTCGTTTCTTTTGGTAAAAAGGAAAGGGGTAAAACATACCATATCGTAAATTGGGTGACCATTAATGATTGCTTAACGAACATTCCTATGTTCATCATGGGTTTCTACCTCCTCCAGGATGGTAATCATAAACAACTAGATAGGGTGAGATCCAGATTCTTCTAGGCAAAGGAGCTAGGGAAACAAAAATACCATATGTTTAAGTGGCCGGTTATTTATTTACCAAAGGAAATGGGTGATCTTGGTGTGATCAATTCCAAAATCATGAATTGGTGTTTGATCACGAAATGGGCATGGAAGATTATTATTGTCCAGGGTGGCCTCTGGCTAGACATTTTCAAAAGAAAATACCTTGTTGAGGCGGGCACGGAGTTTAGGAAAAATGTGAAGTTGTCCCAATTTGCAAAGAGGGTTCGAAAAGTGCAATTTTTATTGCGCCTAGGGAGAAGTTTGAGATTAGAAAAGGTAGGATACCGTGCTTTTGCTTAGAGATGTGGTGTGGGGAGGTGCTCCTTAGTGATTTGTTCCTTAGGCTTTTTGCCATTGCAGAAAACCAAAATGCTAAAGTGGCGGATGTGTGGGTGCAAGGGTGATGGGCACCTACAATTAGGCGGCTGTCGGGTCCCAAGAAGCACAGGAGTGGCAGGGGCTTAGCAGCGCCATCGTTGATACTGGAATCACCACTTGGCAAGACTTGTTCGAATGGCACCTAGAGCAATCCGGAAGCTTTTGTATTGGTTCCCTCTACAAAGACATTTTTCGTTCAACAACTCCATGTAATTTAAGTGGGAATTGGGAAGCAAGAATTCCGTCCAAAACTAAAAATTTCCTTTGGCAAGTAGCTAGAGGTAGGATCCCAAGTGGGGACCAGCTGCGTAAAGGGCATGGTCCTGACGATGGAAAATGTGTCTGGTGTGGGGAGGATGGGAATTGTGATCATATTCTATTTTGGTGCATTGTTGCTCGATTCGCTTGGAGTGTTCTCGGAGATGCCATAGGATGTAGGTTGAATCCTAGCAACTTTGCCG is a window encoding:
- the LOC123044271 gene encoding pentatricopeptide repeat-containing protein PNM1, mitochondrial, with the translated sequence MWRRHLLRRLLPSPATAGTPSPLVRHLSTTPTPFSTTDTTSIASSLAAAVTKLSSTPAPATSPDAYFSLHFSDVRPTNALLAETLSLSPPATSRAAADLFRFLVRRSLHPSDGALALVVRHLARRRDFPAVRTLLQEFPSALGPDTVDAYLFHLARAGRATDALKVFDELPGELRTRGALTSLVSSLSSEGFPQLAERAVKKIAHEIFPDDNICTLLVSGYADAGKLDHALRLIGETRNGGFQPGLDAYNAVLDCVCRLCRKKDPLRMPVEAEKFLVDMEANGIPRDAGTFRVLIKNLCKIRRTEDAMKLFRQMGEWGCSPDADTYLVLIKSLYQAARISEGDELMIWMRSAGFGDKLDRKAYYGFIKVLCGIERVEHAVKVFRLMKGYGHAPGTKSYSLLIEKLARHNLGDRSNALFREAVARGITVTPGVYKIDKRYVKEKKEKKVKKKLTLPEKKILKSKRLYKLKMSFVKKPKRRMRA